One genomic region from Argentina anserina chromosome 2, drPotAnse1.1, whole genome shotgun sequence encodes:
- the LOC126782459 gene encoding heat stress transcription factor B-4, with product MALMIDNCGEGILLSLDSHKSVPAPFLTKTYQLVDDPATDHIVSWGEDDTTFVVWRPPEFARDLLPNYFKHNNFSSFVRQLNTYGFRKIVPDRWEFANEFFKKGEKHLLCEIHRRKTAQPTQLPINHHHHQYPHSPLGSHHVATGPGFFPFPQSRGSNSPTDSDDHFLNWCDSPPPLVSSPPSGGVGGPLNSGYCNMATTTVTALSEDNERLRRSNTMLMSELNHMRKLYNDIIYFVQNHVKPVTPSNSYPGSLLLCSPTQNSSLNPNSSAAIHKPLNQVVGYYPGNPKQTQPHHHPMAHVMMNNNSNTVSSPNTITTSKSTGSVRIIEDRPGNISNNNGCKTKLFGVPLLHSKKRLHPEYNNGSNHMAMEASKARLILEKDHDLGLHLMPPSTC from the exons ATGGCTTTGATGATTGACAATTGCGGCGAGGGCATTCTCCTCTCTCTCGACTCCCATAAATCTGTCCCTGCTCCATTCCTCACCAAAACCTATCAGCTCGTCGACGATCCCGCCACCGACCACATCGTTTCTTGGGGCGAGGACGACACCACCTTCGTCGTCTGGCGTCCGCCGGAGTTCGCCCGCGACCTGCTTCCCAACTACTTCAAGCACAACAACTTCTCCAGCTTCGTCCGCCAGCTCAATACCTAT GGTTTCAGGAAGATCGTGCCGGACAGGTGGGAGTTCGCCAACGAGTTCTTCAAGAAAGGCGAGAAGCATTTGCTATGTGAGATCCACAGGCGCAAGACGGCTCAGCCAACTCAGCTCCCCatcaaccaccaccaccatcagtATCCGCATTCGCCACTCGGCAGCCACCACGTGGCCACCGGCCCCGGCTTCTTTCCTTTCCCGCAGAGCCGTGGCAGCAACTCTCCCACCGACTCCGACGACCACTTTCTCAACTGGTGTGACTCGCCGCCGCCACTCGTGTCGTCCCCACCTTCTGGCGGTGTTGGTGGTCCCCTCAACAGCGGCTACTGCAACATGGCAACGACGACAGTGACAGCTCTGTCGGAGGATAACGAGAGGCTGAGGCGGAGCAACACCATGCTTATGTCGGAGCTCAATCACATGAGGAAGCTTTACAACGATATCATCTACTTCGTTCAGAACCATGTTAAGCCTGTCACTCCAAGCAATTCTTACCCAGGTTCTCTACTTCTCTGCAGTCCAACACAAAACTCATCACTCAATCCCAACTCTTCCGCGGCCATACACAAGCCTCTGAACCAGGTTGTTGGGTACTACCCCGGAAACCCTAAACAAACCCAACCACATCACCACCCCATGGCACATGTGATGATGAACAACAACAGCAACACCGTTTCTTCTCCGAACACCATCACCACGTCGAAGAGTACTGGCTCGGTGAGGATAATCGAAGACAGGCCAGGTAACATTAGCAACAACAATGGGTGCAAGACAAAGCTATTTGGAGTTCCACTGCTGCATTCGAAGAAGAGACTGCACCCGGAGTACAACAACGGCTCGAACCACATGGCCATGGAAGCAAGTAAGGCGCGCTTGATTTTGGAAAAGGATCATGATTTAGGTCTTCACCTAATGCCCCCATCCACATGTTAG